In Leptospira perdikensis, a single genomic region encodes these proteins:
- a CDS encoding PAS domain S-box protein has product MENLVPAEVYSSLVLQYLYDAVIVTDLEFRVTSWNLAAERIYGFTAEEVIGKSTVTLLKTEQSNTTRASRLSELQSKGIWQGEVFQYDKESKKLKIRSAASFLKDKSGKTIGLIAINRDITEETEIQEELADSEERFRMSFDNAGIGVCFLDLSGRFIKVNKKLESMLGYSGSELIGRRSNEFAYEEDKQLFESFRESAIAGSKESIIYEKRFYSKDKSILWVEISNTLVKDRNGDPSYFVVHLNDITGRKNAEFHLLNAKKEAERANEAKSEFVANMSHEIRTPLNGVIGFNELLLTTNLDSDQKEYVKNAISSAHGLLGIINDVLDISKIEAGKLVLNEVTSNLKQIIKDSLGVLKWKANEKGIELRLEEGPSVPEIIFVDATRLRQILINLLGNAVKFTEVGGVVLKVEASPALHQKTKLEFTITDTGIGIPEEHKSHLFQSFWQGESNSTRRYGGTGLGLRITKSLLDLMGGGIEVHSEPGVGTEFRFMIECSSVDQTAHQDSQDENEYQNELLAHLDQSTLSEISPYILVVEDNEMNRNLLKRMIQKYIPNVRIKEAVDGLEAVRFFHESTPDLVFMDVQMPNMDGLEAAIEIRKQPTGNLVPIVALTAGALYEERKKCFEVGMDQFLTKPIDILALNQILFHYLSQ; this is encoded by the coding sequence ATGGAAAACCTGGTTCCTGCCGAAGTCTATTCCTCTCTGGTTTTACAATACCTCTACGATGCGGTCATTGTTACTGATTTGGAATTTAGAGTCACTAGTTGGAATTTGGCTGCGGAGAGAATTTACGGGTTCACTGCAGAAGAAGTCATAGGTAAGTCTACCGTTACACTTTTAAAGACCGAACAAAGTAATACAACAAGGGCAAGTCGTCTTTCTGAACTTCAATCCAAAGGCATTTGGCAGGGAGAAGTTTTCCAATATGACAAAGAATCAAAAAAACTAAAAATTCGGTCTGCTGCCAGTTTTCTAAAAGACAAATCTGGTAAAACCATTGGTCTCATCGCAATCAATCGCGATATTACGGAAGAGACCGAAATTCAGGAAGAACTTGCGGATAGCGAAGAACGATTTCGAATGAGTTTCGATAATGCAGGTATCGGCGTTTGTTTTTTGGATTTAAGTGGAAGGTTCATCAAGGTAAATAAAAAATTAGAATCGATGTTAGGTTACAGTGGATCAGAACTGATTGGAAGAAGATCAAATGAGTTCGCTTACGAGGAAGACAAACAACTTTTTGAATCCTTCCGTGAATCGGCAATTGCTGGTTCTAAAGAAAGTATTATATATGAAAAAAGATTTTATTCAAAAGATAAAAGTATCCTTTGGGTTGAAATTTCCAATACTTTGGTAAAAGATCGAAATGGGGATCCATCATATTTTGTAGTTCATTTGAATGATATAACGGGAAGAAAAAATGCAGAGTTTCATCTTTTGAATGCAAAAAAAGAAGCCGAAAGGGCAAACGAAGCAAAATCAGAATTTGTTGCCAACATGAGTCACGAAATTCGAACCCCATTGAACGGCGTCATTGGTTTTAATGAATTATTACTCACAACCAATTTAGATTCCGATCAAAAAGAGTATGTAAAAAATGCTATTAGTAGTGCACATGGTCTTCTTGGAATCATCAATGATGTATTAGATATTTCTAAAATTGAAGCAGGGAAATTAGTTTTAAACGAAGTTACATCTAATTTAAAACAAATCATAAAAGATTCGTTAGGTGTTTTGAAGTGGAAGGCTAATGAAAAAGGAATTGAACTCCGTCTCGAAGAAGGTCCAAGTGTTCCTGAAATCATTTTTGTGGATGCCACAAGGCTTCGTCAAATTTTAATCAATTTGCTTGGGAATGCTGTGAAGTTTACAGAAGTGGGTGGAGTTGTATTAAAAGTGGAGGCATCCCCTGCCTTACATCAAAAAACGAAACTAGAATTTACAATCACAGATACAGGGATTGGAATTCCGGAAGAACATAAATCTCATTTGTTTCAATCGTTTTGGCAAGGTGAATCCAATTCCACTCGGCGGTATGGGGGAACTGGGCTTGGGTTACGCATCACCAAGTCTTTGTTAGATTTAATGGGTGGGGGGATCGAAGTTCATTCCGAACCAGGAGTGGGAACGGAGTTTCGATTTATGATTGAATGTAGTTCTGTGGATCAAACTGCTCATCAAGATTCTCAAGATGAAAACGAATACCAAAATGAACTTCTCGCACATCTTGACCAATCGACTTTGAGTGAAATTTCTCCTTATATTCTGGTGGTCGAAGATAATGAAATGAACCGGAACCTGCTCAAAAGAATGATTCAAAAATACATTCCGAATGTTAGAATCAAAGAAGCTGTGGATGGGTTAGAAGCGGTTCGTTTTTTTCACGAATCCACCCCTGATTTGGTATTTATGGATGTTCAAATGCCTAATATGGATGGATTAGAGGCGGCGATAGAAATTCGGAAACAACCCACTGGTAATTTAGTTCCCATCGTTGCGCTCACCGCAGGGGCATTGTATGAAGAACGTAAAAAATGTTTTGAAGTAGGTATGGATCAATTTTTGACCAAACCGATCGATATTTTAGCTCTCAATCAAATTCTATTTCATTATTTGAGTCAGTAA
- a CDS encoding Nramp family divalent metal transporter: MKRFPFLAYLGPGLLYAGAAVGVSHLVQSTRAGAVYGYGLLFVVLFANLIKYPFFVVGTRYTIITGKSLLDGYEALGRLPIWIFFFISIGTMCIIVATVTLVTSGLFSNLLGVTMEPWLLCAIILIFCFLLLAIGKFAALDGLMKWIVVLLTVSTIVAMILSFYAAIPKLETAGKTFVISNLGDVAFLIALMGWMPIPIEAAVWQSDWTLAKKTPDGKLPPMKYAMIDFNIGYIGTTLLAVCFLALGANMMYNTGAEFSSQAVSFASELVKLYTTAIGSWSYPIILIAAFFTMFSTTLTCFDAYPRVVSNASRRLFKPLAKIPTEQLYWYWIVLVGVGSILILLFFRTNMKSLVDFATTVSFLNAPILALIHHLILFGKEIPRDQRPKPWMNLLSWFGILFLFGFSIYYINITFL, translated from the coding sequence ATGAAACGATTTCCTTTCTTAGCTTATCTTGGTCCTGGACTTTTGTATGCCGGTGCTGCCGTTGGTGTTTCCCATCTTGTACAATCGACTCGGGCAGGCGCCGTATATGGGTACGGACTTCTCTTTGTTGTGTTATTTGCCAACTTAATCAAATACCCATTTTTTGTTGTAGGGACCAGATATACAATTATTACCGGGAAATCTTTATTAGATGGCTATGAGGCACTTGGCCGTTTGCCTATCTGGATCTTTTTCTTCATATCGATTGGAACTATGTGTATCATTGTTGCCACCGTTACCCTTGTCACTTCAGGACTTTTTTCCAATCTTCTAGGTGTCACTATGGAGCCCTGGTTACTCTGTGCTATCATTCTCATATTTTGTTTTTTATTACTTGCGATTGGTAAGTTTGCCGCTCTTGACGGACTTATGAAATGGATCGTTGTTTTGTTGACTGTTTCGACCATCGTTGCCATGATCCTTTCTTTTTATGCAGCCATTCCCAAGTTAGAGACGGCAGGAAAAACCTTTGTCATTTCTAACTTGGGCGATGTAGCCTTCCTCATTGCACTTATGGGTTGGATGCCCATCCCGATTGAAGCTGCTGTCTGGCAATCCGATTGGACACTCGCCAAAAAAACTCCGGATGGAAAACTTCCTCCTATGAAATATGCAATGATCGATTTTAATATCGGTTATATTGGAACAACTTTACTTGCGGTTTGTTTTTTGGCGCTTGGTGCCAATATGATGTATAATACTGGGGCTGAATTTTCTTCTCAAGCAGTTAGTTTTGCATCAGAACTTGTGAAGTTGTATACAACTGCTATTGGATCTTGGTCCTATCCTATCATTCTCATTGCTGCCTTTTTTACTATGTTTTCTACTACACTCACTTGTTTTGATGCTTATCCAAGAGTGGTATCGAATGCAAGTCGTCGTTTGTTCAAACCATTGGCAAAAATACCAACAGAACAACTCTATTGGTATTGGATTGTGCTCGTGGGTGTAGGGTCTATTTTGATATTATTATTTTTTAGAACCAATATGAAGAGTTTGGTCGACTTTGCAACCACCGTTTCTTTTTTAAATGCACCGATACTTGCTCTCATTCATCATTTAATTTTATTTGGAAAAGAAATTCCTAGAGATCAAAGACCAAAACCTTGGATGAACTTACTTTCTTGGTTTGGTATTTTGTTCCTGTTTGGATTTTCTATTTATTATATTAATATTACGTTTCTCTAA
- a CDS encoding Na+/H+ antiporter NhaC family protein, producing the protein MEREKTHSIFFSLSPLLYLILSILFFRFVWVITYPHPTALFVAGVFSFLQRRNRKIVFLRSSFRKNFVSVLPAMEILFFVGMLIASWAYSGVLLTMIQVGILFLQPDYFLPSLALVAAIAAMVSGSSWTTAGTLGVALIGVAEVISFPQTMAAGAIVSGCYFGDKLSPLSDTTNLASSLTHVPIWKHIKHMLRTTCISFGMAILGFYFLNLYVWDPNQVDHFTLDSGVLKSVSSFGVSWIKLIPVALVFGSSVFKMHIRISLLLGITSAVGFSGFELGIPIGIVETLIYGFDSHSGNQILDRFLSGGGVIAILPTEILILSAVWFGAVVEGYGYLNEILIQIKIWAKDRWDILLSTMGTSFLLNLVTADQYLSLVIPARAFRSLAEEKGIPEKDISRSLEDSGTITSPLIPWNSCGAFMSTSLGVSVIAFLPFVFFNLFHIILSVSLIFIAKNKTKSS; encoded by the coding sequence ATGGAGAGAGAAAAAACACACTCGATTTTTTTCTCTCTTTCTCCGCTTTTATACTTAATTCTTTCGATTCTTTTTTTTCGGTTTGTTTGGGTGATTACATATCCGCACCCAACGGCCTTATTTGTTGCCGGAGTTTTTTCGTTTTTGCAACGAAGGAATCGAAAAATAGTTTTTCTTAGATCCTCTTTTCGTAAAAACTTTGTTTCTGTTTTACCTGCAATGGAAATTCTCTTTTTTGTCGGAATGCTCATTGCTTCTTGGGCTTATTCGGGTGTCCTCCTCACTATGATCCAGGTAGGAATTTTGTTTCTACAACCAGATTACTTTTTACCATCGCTTGCCCTTGTGGCTGCAATTGCTGCTATGGTTTCTGGTTCTTCTTGGACCACTGCAGGTACACTCGGTGTTGCTCTTATCGGTGTGGCCGAAGTGATTTCATTTCCACAAACGATGGCGGCTGGTGCGATTGTGAGTGGGTGTTACTTTGGAGACAAACTTTCTCCTCTTTCTGACACAACCAATCTAGCATCTAGTTTAACCCATGTTCCTATCTGGAAACATATTAAACATATGTTGAGAACAACTTGTATCAGTTTTGGGATGGCAATTTTAGGATTTTATTTTTTAAACCTCTATGTTTGGGATCCCAACCAAGTGGATCATTTTACTTTAGATTCAGGAGTTTTAAAATCCGTTTCTTCTTTTGGTGTTTCGTGGATCAAATTAATTCCAGTCGCCTTGGTATTTGGATCTTCCGTTTTCAAGATGCATATTCGTATTTCGCTGTTACTCGGGATTACCTCTGCTGTTGGATTTAGTGGTTTCGAATTAGGAATACCGATTGGCATTGTCGAGACTCTCATCTACGGATTTGACTCTCATTCAGGAAATCAAATCCTCGACCGTTTTTTAAGTGGAGGTGGGGTCATTGCCATTTTACCTACGGAGATTCTCATCCTCTCCGCCGTTTGGTTTGGTGCAGTTGTGGAAGGATATGGATATTTAAATGAAATTTTAATCCAAATCAAAATTTGGGCCAAGGATCGGTGGGACATCTTACTATCTACAATGGGAACATCGTTTCTATTGAATTTAGTGACGGCCGACCAATACTTATCTTTAGTAATCCCTGCGCGTGCCTTTCGTAGTCTTGCAGAAGAAAAAGGAATTCCAGAAAAGGATATCTCTCGTTCCTTAGAAGACTCAGGAACCATTACATCTCCCCTCATTCCTTGGAATAGTTGTGGAGCATTTATGTCTACTTCGCTCGGTGTTTCTGTGATTGCATTTCTTCCATTTGTATTTTTTAATTTATTTCATATAATCTTATCTGTATCACTTATATTCATTGCAAAAAATAAAACTAAAAGTTCATAG
- a CDS encoding sigma-70 region 4 domain-containing protein — MLPKILDEKILSLIQEARSNNDPNLLKEQLPIWMVDRLAKKRKISDDESCEMMVTILEVFAKMWDLSLNYHITNVLGFFVTYAFNQYRNRFRRTEIPESGELYLQLWNYDQPANSEIPAELWETGNPLKAELDKLSTTTALVLSLQFDLPMKQNLKQLLLWKLRETSHDVDVFFRDWEEKRIRQRQLLSRLAGMITRYTRKLYEATDPNRRKWYLKQKKLWILRRTRAMDRSFFSEREIAKVLGISRKAVRNHLSQGKHELRRVGKDLLHYA, encoded by the coding sequence ATGTTACCAAAAATCCTAGATGAAAAAATTCTATCTCTCATTCAAGAAGCCAGATCAAATAACGATCCGAATTTGCTAAAAGAACAATTACCTATTTGGATGGTGGATCGTTTGGCAAAAAAAAGGAAAATCTCTGATGACGAAAGTTGTGAGATGATGGTAACGATCTTGGAGGTTTTTGCCAAGATGTGGGATCTTAGTTTGAATTACCATATAACCAATGTTCTCGGATTTTTTGTAACCTATGCTTTTAATCAGTATAGAAATCGGTTCCGACGTACGGAAATCCCTGAGTCTGGGGAATTATATTTACAATTATGGAACTATGACCAACCGGCAAATTCAGAAATCCCCGCAGAACTTTGGGAGACAGGGAATCCTTTAAAGGCAGAACTGGACAAGTTATCCACTACCACCGCGTTAGTTTTGTCCTTACAGTTTGATTTACCCATGAAACAAAATCTAAAACAACTGCTACTTTGGAAGTTACGCGAAACAAGTCATGATGTAGATGTTTTTTTTCGAGATTGGGAAGAGAAACGGATTCGCCAACGCCAACTTTTATCTCGGCTTGCAGGTATGATCACTAGGTATACGCGAAAACTCTATGAAGCTACAGATCCCAATCGACGGAAATGGTATTTGAAACAAAAGAAACTCTGGATTTTACGAAGGACAAGAGCTATGGATCGCAGTTTCTTTTCCGAACGTGAGATTGCAAAGGTGTTAGGCATTTCCAGAAAGGCAGTCCGTAACCATTTGTCACAGGGAAAACATGAACTTCGTAGAGTCGGCAAAGATTTATTGCACTATGCATAA
- a CDS encoding STAS domain-containing protein translates to MKIKVTSKNDVHIIKIEGAIKAGNEFELSEKIEQYIKKGQVPKFIIDLKKVPFINSAGLGTFLNIYKHIDGLNGRLVFANLNSDIENLMEITKLSSVFEIYKTLEEAEDSFEY, encoded by the coding sequence ATGAAAATCAAAGTTACTAGTAAAAACGACGTGCACATCATTAAAATTGAAGGTGCCATCAAAGCCGGAAATGAGTTCGAGCTATCTGAAAAGATTGAACAGTACATCAAAAAAGGCCAAGTTCCCAAATTTATCATTGATTTGAAAAAGGTTCCCTTCATCAACTCAGCTGGTTTGGGAACGTTTCTCAATATATACAAACATATTGATGGCCTAAATGGTAGACTTGTATTTGCGAACTTAAATTCGGATATCGAGAACCTAATGGAAATCACAAAGCTTTCTAGCGTTTTCGAGATTTATAAAACTCTGGAAGAGGCTGAAGACTCCTTCGAATACTAA
- a CDS encoding LIC_11026 family protein: protein MNPILKVSLGIAKTKTFRGLLVLFFLYKSVFNAFTADLIVPKFISHFTAARMEGSFGTFSLLFGIEVNDFRLYPGLPFEKVPLVEAKQIRLRYNLPLLILGKIKISEIGLQNAKIQIEERSGQWNFASLMKATKSPESEPVQEPKPPLTEIKTYLPLQASAYIHLNGIEFTLKRDTGALHFFSVQDLSLETELETNRFTSIPLNLSAVDQIDHILLSLNASKPIPLDLDSDALRWKQTIPMSLRFEWDRTVSPEMFLFTTDIGKDDILLEVKGKPVQLGLRLLSDIHYDNQLDKIGINQLDLRVIGQSWLSLSGSIQEVSKEKPKVDIVVGKSNMQLTLLQRSLDQLQGIVPEMKISGDLSLEGTGIQGNWQEANANLKLKASQLYFKMGKSKAHSLPSALLDLSSELNLADTKPLTAEKPFPYVKSLKISPSHLDYNGASLAFQGDYLEDKGLNFHLNIDKLQLGDYVSGLGGKLQMELGVLAESFASLLVHTNTKIDGFRYQLDRSRSPSSLLGLNLNASLLFNRPFGLSEIKISNLNLDQKTITGNKALELDLKGNLELGSHFSANLQPLGLNVYTSNLLLVLPLVLKEKISPIQNLLGNHPKLKLNARYSTSGSSKQIKADLGAELPGLEMKDLKLSADLSLSGTNTNEILIKTLKMNAFGGIFHLSANGKLTNYGKPKPPLGPYFGNLDLKFGLTSPTKQYLAKGLSFHGDLGLDLTIRDYDINGELHSKVPTISYNNQKCPGEQCQAYLLEDVVAKIPIQHNLAHSHEDSLIVGDKSIFIKNYGRNHPPNLTIGQVLGTHPSIANLPFEYVKRQKDTPGLTAFIEYKENYANIESLRSYSLDGLVLGKNMVFNLGNLDPKSMEFRGNFLIRDIDLKQLMAPKVRDKIDDGKLKADLNISVRDLSEPVANLDLFFSIFQIGRDFGKSALNVISPQNFLIDRITDSYSINKIDVSLSKGLVYADVYFNRSLLSLLINLEDGKISQQRMPLANFLKRAQSEIQTYQE from the coding sequence ATGAATCCAATCCTGAAGGTAAGTTTAGGAATCGCCAAAACAAAAACCTTTCGTGGACTTCTTGTCCTCTTTTTCCTCTATAAATCTGTTTTTAATGCCTTTACTGCAGATCTAATTGTCCCTAAGTTCATCTCTCATTTTACGGCTGCTCGGATGGAGGGGAGTTTCGGAACCTTTTCTCTTCTGTTTGGAATAGAAGTAAATGACTTCCGACTTTATCCGGGACTTCCTTTTGAAAAAGTTCCTTTGGTCGAAGCAAAACAGATTCGGCTTCGTTACAACCTTCCTCTGCTAATTTTGGGTAAAATAAAAATTTCTGAAATTGGACTTCAAAATGCAAAAATCCAAATAGAAGAACGGTCAGGACAGTGGAATTTTGCCTCTCTGATGAAGGCGACAAAATCCCCAGAATCGGAACCGGTCCAAGAACCAAAACCACCACTAACTGAAATCAAAACCTATCTACCGTTACAGGCTAGTGCTTACATTCATTTGAATGGAATTGAGTTTACGTTAAAACGTGATACAGGTGCTCTTCATTTTTTTTCTGTCCAAGACCTTTCTTTGGAAACGGAATTGGAAACCAACAGATTTACATCCATTCCACTCAATCTTTCCGCAGTTGACCAGATTGATCACATCCTACTTTCCCTCAACGCCTCTAAACCGATTCCTTTGGATTTAGATTCTGATGCACTCCGTTGGAAACAAACCATTCCGATGTCTTTACGGTTTGAATGGGACAGAACAGTTTCTCCTGAAATGTTTTTGTTCACTACTGATATAGGAAAAGACGACATCCTTCTTGAAGTAAAGGGAAAACCTGTTCAGTTAGGTTTACGTTTGTTATCTGATATTCATTACGACAATCAATTAGATAAAATTGGTATCAACCAATTGGATTTGCGAGTAATTGGACAATCTTGGCTTAGTTTGTCTGGTTCCATTCAAGAGGTTTCTAAAGAAAAACCAAAAGTTGACATTGTTGTTGGTAAGTCCAATATGCAATTGACCTTACTCCAAAGGTCCCTCGACCAACTACAAGGTATTGTTCCTGAAATGAAAATATCAGGAGATTTGTCTCTTGAAGGAACTGGAATCCAGGGTAATTGGCAAGAGGCAAACGCGAATTTAAAATTAAAAGCATCGCAGTTATATTTTAAGATGGGAAAATCAAAAGCCCATTCCCTTCCTTCCGCATTATTAGATCTTTCTTCTGAATTGAATTTGGCAGATACAAAACCACTCACTGCGGAAAAACCTTTTCCCTATGTGAAATCTCTAAAAATATCACCTTCTCATTTAGATTATAATGGAGCCTCTCTTGCATTTCAGGGGGATTATCTAGAAGACAAAGGATTGAATTTCCATTTAAATATAGATAAACTGCAATTAGGTGACTATGTATCCGGACTTGGTGGAAAGTTACAAATGGAACTTGGAGTTCTTGCCGAGTCATTTGCTTCCCTTCTTGTCCATACCAACACAAAGATTGATGGATTCCGTTATCAACTAGATCGTTCCCGTTCTCCTTCCTCTTTGTTAGGGTTGAACTTAAATGCAAGTTTGTTGTTTAACCGTCCCTTCGGACTCTCTGAAATCAAAATTTCAAATCTGAATTTGGACCAAAAAACCATCACAGGCAATAAGGCTTTGGAATTGGATTTAAAAGGAAATTTGGAACTCGGTTCCCATTTTTCTGCCAACCTACAACCGTTAGGTCTTAATGTTTATACTTCCAATCTTTTACTTGTCCTTCCACTTGTTCTAAAAGAAAAGATTTCTCCCATTCAAAATCTTCTCGGGAATCATCCTAAATTAAAATTGAATGCCAGGTATTCGACTTCTGGTTCTTCTAAACAAATTAAAGCTGATTTGGGTGCTGAATTACCTGGCTTGGAAATGAAAGATTTGAAACTTTCTGCCGATTTATCTTTATCTGGCACCAATACAAACGAAATATTGATTAAAACTTTAAAGATGAATGCTTTTGGTGGAATTTTTCATTTATCTGCCAATGGGAAATTAACAAATTACGGAAAACCTAAACCACCTCTAGGACCTTATTTTGGAAATTTAGATTTAAAATTCGGTCTTACATCGCCCACCAAACAGTATTTAGCAAAAGGGCTTAGTTTTCATGGGGACTTGGGTTTGGATCTAACGATTCGTGACTATGATATCAATGGTGAGTTACATTCGAAAGTGCCTACAATATCGTATAACAATCAAAAATGCCCTGGTGAACAATGCCAAGCCTATCTTTTGGAAGATGTTGTCGCAAAAATTCCGATCCAACACAATTTAGCTCATAGTCATGAAGATAGTCTGATCGTTGGCGATAAGTCCATATTTATAAAAAATTATGGTCGCAACCATCCTCCTAACCTAACCATTGGTCAGGTGCTCGGAACTCATCCGAGTATAGCTAATCTTCCTTTTGAATACGTCAAAAGACAAAAGGATACTCCAGGTCTTACTGCATTTATCGAGTATAAAGAAAATTATGCTAATATTGAGTCCTTACGATCTTACTCTTTAGATGGATTGGTTTTAGGAAAAAACATGGTATTCAATTTAGGGAATTTAGATCCTAAATCCATGGAGTTTCGTGGAAACTTTCTGATCCGAGATATTGATTTAAAACAATTAATGGCACCGAAAGTTCGAGATAAAATTGATGATGGTAAACTAAAAGCAGATCTTAATATTTCTGTTAGAGATTTGAGTGAACCTGTTGCCAATTTGGATTTGTTTTTTTCCATATTTCAGATCGGTCGTGACTTTGGAAAAAGTGCATTGAATGTCATTTCTCCTCAAAACTTCCTAATCGATCGAATTACCGATAGTTATTCGATCAATAAAATTGACGTCTCTTTGTCTAAGGGTCTGGTTTATGCGGATGTATATTTTAACCGGTCATTACTTTCTTTATTAATTAACTTAGAAGATGGTAAAATTTCTCAGCAAAGAATGCCACTTGCCAATTTTTTAAAACGTGCACAGAGCGAAATCCAAACATACCAAGAGTGA
- a CDS encoding DUF1318 domain-containing protein — MKRLVLVFLLLGCKSFLNLKVPPITITNAQTAAEKQMVGEDRELEKEGWMIASIQSSSNGQSNRERLASEDSDPEIRAHRIRLNYLNPELKKYKMHGMVGETPAGFVKLNPLALGLPTYNQYEIPAKKKRVEDVIVFLNESRKIIWEKEVSNQKKKGKKEEELAKYKQSLVDEYYKAVSAGEYFETITGRWEKFQ, encoded by the coding sequence ATGAAACGTCTTGTCCTTGTATTTTTATTGTTGGGTTGTAAATCCTTTTTAAATCTAAAAGTTCCTCCCATTACCATCACCAATGCACAGACTGCAGCAGAAAAACAAATGGTCGGAGAAGATCGAGAGTTAGAGAAAGAAGGATGGATGATTGCTTCTATTCAATCTTCTTCGAATGGTCAATCCAATCGTGAGAGGTTGGCATCTGAAGATTCGGATCCTGAAATTAGAGCGCATAGAATACGTTTAAACTATTTGAATCCGGAATTAAAAAAATACAAAATGCACGGAATGGTAGGGGAGACACCGGCAGGTTTTGTAAAGTTAAATCCTCTTGCATTGGGTTTACCTACATACAATCAATATGAAATTCCGGCCAAAAAAAAACGTGTAGAAGATGTGATTGTTTTTTTGAATGAATCAAGAAAGATTATTTGGGAAAAAGAAGTATCCAATCAAAAGAAAAAAGGAAAAAAAGAAGAGGAACTTGCAAAATACAAACAATCATTAGTTGATGAATATTATAAAGCAGTTTCAGCTGGAGAATATTTTGAAACAATTACTGGCAGATGGGAGAAATTTCAATGA